The following is a genomic window from Aminivibrio pyruvatiphilus.
ATCTTCGGAACCATCCCCTCCCGAGGTGCAGGAGGAAGAGGTTCGGGAGGCGATGCCGGAACCGTCACCGGAGCCGGATTCTGAAACAGTCCCGGAAACGGCTGTGGAGGAGGACGAGACTCGCTTCGGTGAAGTGCCGCCGGAATACGCAGATGAAACGATCCTGGAATTGAATGATGAACCGGAACAGGAAATGACCGGGGAAACCATCCCCGTGCCTTCTCCGGTGCCGTGGGGAGAAGCGACGGCCGAACCTGCGGATCAGGAAGAGGACATCCCTGCCGAAGCCGTCATCGTCATACCTGCCGCAGAGCCTTCCGGCGAAGAGTCAATAGTCCCTTCTTTCCGGGAAGGAACGAAAACCCGCATTCTTTCCGTTATGAACTACAAGGGCGGCGTCGGCAAAACCACCGTGACGGCAAACCTGGCCGCGGCACTGGCGAAGAGGGGAAAAAGGGTCCTGGCCATCGACCTCGATCCCCAGTCCAGCCTGTCCTTCTCTTTCTTCCACGTGGACGAGTGGAAACAGAAATTCGCCGAGACGAAGACCATCAAGAACTGGTACGACGCCTTCATCGACAAGGATTTTAACTGGAATCTCGAAAGGCTGGTCGTCGACCCGAAACTCCAGATACGGGGGAGCGGGAAACTCCATCTCATCTGTTCCCACCTCGCCCTCATCAATATCGAGATCGAACTCAGCAGCAAACTGAGCGGCTCCACAGAACGGGAGCTGAGGAACAATTTCCTCCGGGTCCATTCCAGGCTCGCCCAGGGGCTCAAGTCCCTCGACGGACGGTACGATGTGGTTCTCATCGACTGCCCCCCCAGCTTCAACATTGTCACCAAGACCGCCGTGGCGGCCAGCGACTACCTCCTGGTGCCCACCATCCCCGATTACCTCTCCACCCTGGGCATTGATTACCTGAACAATAAGGTCGAATCCCTGGTGGAAACCTACAACCGGTACGTCGACATCTGTGAAGACCACGAATTCACCCATATCAGCCCCGTCATGCTGGGAGTGCTCTTCACCATGATCCAGCTGTCCGCCGGAAGCCCCATAAGGGCGCAGCAGCCCTTTATCAGGGATGTCCGCAAGAGGGAATATCCCGTCTTCGAGACCATGCTGAGGGAAAACAGGACCATGTACTCCAACATATCCGCCACGCCGCTGCCCGTCATACTCCGCCGCGGGGCGGGGCAGACCCAGCAGAGCGTTATCAGCGAACTTGAGGACCTGGCGTCCGAAGTACTGGAGAGGATGAAATGATGAAAAATACCACAGACTATCCAAGGCTGCTGAAGATACTGGCGTCGGTGCTGGAAAAACTCACCGACGAGGAAATCCGGGGGCTTGTTTCAGGGGAGCTGAACCTTGTCCCCGAGGCGAAGGTGAAGAAACAGGCGGCGAAAACGGCATCCCCCGCCGTGGACGAAACGGACATCACGGCCGTGGAGAAACGGCTCTCCGCCTGCGGCAGCCGTGAAGAAGGCCGGAAAATCCTTTCCTCCCTGAAGCTGAAGAAAGCCTCGCTGCTGAAGATCGCCGAAGGCCAGGGAATCAGCGTCAGGAAAGGCGACACCGTCGCCGTGATCAGCGATGCGGTTGTGGAGTGCTTTATCGGCTCCAGGCTCAGAGGCGACGCCTTCAAAACCATCGATCTCAGGGGAGAGAAAGAAAAACTCTGATCCTGCTGCACTGAAGGCATCGGAAGGCAGCACTTTTTTCAGGCCTGGATGGCGGCTTCTCTCAGGAGAGGCCGTCATCCTCTACTGTAGAGCCCCGTGCCGCCTGGCATTCCTTTCCCTGCTGATATAATGATCCTGAACTTCATGAAAAGAGAGCGGAGAGAGAGCAAAGGAGAGACCATGTCAGGCGAAAGCGCGTCCTACAGAAAATCGTTCCGCATCTCCATGGCGGTCATCTTTCTTACCCAGGCCTTCCTGGCCGTGTTCATGCTCTACCCCTCCGTGCTCCGCGATCAGGGATTTTCCCTCGGCCTCTCCGGATGGCTGATGAGCATTTTCAACATCTGTTCAACCCTGGGAAGGCCTCTGGGTGCCATGACCACGGAACGGCTCGGCATCCGCACCACCCTTCTGTGGACCTCCGGTCTTGTCGCGGTCTTCACTCTGCCGCTTGCCTTCACGGAAAACCCGCTGCTGCTTCTTTCCTTCCGGGGAATCGGCGGCGTTTTCTGGGGAATCTCCATGGTGGCCATCTCCTCCTACCAGGGGATCAGCATCCCGGCAGACCGGAGGGGGAGCGCCTACGCATGGATCGCCGTGGCCTACGTCTTTCCCCAGGTGACTCTTTTTCCCCTGGCGGACTGGTTTGCCTCTTCTGGTATGCTCACGGCCTACTTCCTGCTGGCCGCGGCAGTGGAGGCTGTCATAGTCGTCGTGGCCCTGCCCCTTCCTCCGGTCCGGAGGGCGGACGGGGAAAATGATGGGCCGAAAGAGTGGGGAAAGTGGAGCGAGCTGCCTTCTCTCCCCGGATTCCGGGCGGTGCTTGCCACCATGTTTCTTTTTGCCTTTGTCAACGCTTCCACGCTCCAGTTCCTTCCTGCCTTTCTCGCCGCGAGAGGATTCCCGGCGAGCGTCTTCATCGTGCCGAACGCCCTCACCGCCGTCGCGCTCCGGCTCGTGGCCTACCGTATTATGGACAGGATCGACCGCAAGGGGACCATCGGGATCGTCATAGCCGTCATGGGCTTCATCCTGGCCTTTCTCCCCTTCGCTCCCGGGCGGGGCTGGTACGTAGTCGGAGGGCTGTTCTACGGCATTGTCATGGGGATGTCCTTCCCCATAGTCCTCGCCCTCATGCCGGACATCTTTCCCGGTCACCTTAGGCCAAAGGGGATCTCCCTCTGCCTCTTCGCCATCGACCTGGGATTTATTCTCTCCCCATTCTTCCTTGGATATGGCGGACAGCTTTTCGGCCTCGGGAACACCCTCTCAGTCACCGGCGTGCTCGGCCTTCTCGGCGGCTCCCTGCTTCACATGGCATGGAAAGCAAAAAAGAAAGAAGCAGCTCCGAGGGCGGATGCTTCGTGATCTGAGAGCGGAGAGCCCTTCAGTGGAGAAAAATTCCCGCAGCCTCGGAGGGGGCCTTTTCAATCATCCCCGAATCGTTCCAGGCCGCAGAAACCGGTGCGTTTCAATTCCTTGTGCGCATGGTTTCAGGCACGGCAGGAGGCATAATTTATGAACGACCGGACCATCTCATGGTACGACGAACATGCCGACGGGCTCACGTCCCGGTACGACCAGGCGGACACGGAATCCCTCCATGCCCTGCTTCGCAAATGGATCCCATCCCGATCATCAGTTCTGGAAATAGGCTGCGGCTCCGGCAGGGACGCCCTCTTCCTCGCATCCCTCGGGTGTGAGGTCACGGCCACGGACGGCAGCGAAGCCATGCTGAGGGCAGCCCGGCAGAACCTTCCGAAGGAAGCGGGAAGAAACGTCTCCTTCCAAGCAGCCCTCTTCCCGCTGGCTGAAGGCCATTCTCTCCTGAGCAGCTCGTTTGATGCCATAACCGCCATAGCAGTGC
Proteins encoded in this region:
- a CDS encoding AAA family ATPase, which codes for MTQSPFGFFRKIAAALFGSGTPESSEPSPPEVQEEEVREAMPEPSPEPDSETVPETAVEEDETRFGEVPPEYADETILELNDEPEQEMTGETIPVPSPVPWGEATAEPADQEEDIPAEAVIVIPAAEPSGEESIVPSFREGTKTRILSVMNYKGGVGKTTVTANLAAALAKRGKRVLAIDLDPQSSLSFSFFHVDEWKQKFAETKTIKNWYDAFIDKDFNWNLERLVVDPKLQIRGSGKLHLICSHLALINIEIELSSKLSGSTERELRNNFLRVHSRLAQGLKSLDGRYDVVLIDCPPSFNIVTKTAVAASDYLLVPTIPDYLSTLGIDYLNNKVESLVETYNRYVDICEDHEFTHISPVMLGVLFTMIQLSAGSPIRAQQPFIRDVRKREYPVFETMLRENRTMYSNISATPLPVILRRGAGQTQQSVISELEDLASEVLERMK
- a CDS encoding MFS transporter gives rise to the protein MSGESASYRKSFRISMAVIFLTQAFLAVFMLYPSVLRDQGFSLGLSGWLMSIFNICSTLGRPLGAMTTERLGIRTTLLWTSGLVAVFTLPLAFTENPLLLLSFRGIGGVFWGISMVAISSYQGISIPADRRGSAYAWIAVAYVFPQVTLFPLADWFASSGMLTAYFLLAAAVEAVIVVVALPLPPVRRADGENDGPKEWGKWSELPSLPGFRAVLATMFLFAFVNASTLQFLPAFLAARGFPASVFIVPNALTAVALRLVAYRIMDRIDRKGTIGIVIAVMGFILAFLPFAPGRGWYVVGGLFYGIVMGMSFPIVLALMPDIFPGHLRPKGISLCLFAIDLGFILSPFFLGYGGQLFGLGNTLSVTGVLGLLGGSLLHMAWKAKKKEAAPRADAS
- a CDS encoding class I SAM-dependent methyltransferase; protein product: MNDRTISWYDEHADGLTSRYDQADTESLHALLRKWIPSRSSVLEIGCGSGRDALFLASLGCEVTATDGSEAMLRAARQNLPKEAGRNVSFQAALFPLAEGHSLLSSSFDAITAIAVLMHIPDSELFSFACQVKSLLKEQGVFFCSFSSGERKERDDRLFENRTPEELLQLFERQGFRLLAREETKDGLGRDILWTTMVFSAAGK